The DNA window ACGGCCATCGAAACCGTGAGCGGGTCGATCCGGACCGAGCCAAGCGCCGCGCTGGCGACGATCGTGGCCACGAGGAGGGCGAACAACCCCATCGACCACGCGAGGAGCCGGCCCGGTCGGTACATACGTCACAACCACGATTGGATTAGCCAAATATTTGTTGAAGTGGCTCCAGAGTCGGAGGTATGCGACCTATCGCAGCACTCGTCGTGGCAGTGTTCGTTGCCACCGCAGCGTTCGCCCCGGCCGCCGCGGCCGGCGCTACTACACACGCCACACCCGAAACGAGCACCTCGGCGGGTGACGTCACACCGTCGATTCAGGACGATACCGTCTGTGAGTATCCCCTCGAGATGACCGACGCGACCGGTGAGACCGTCACGATCGACGAAGAACCGGAGGAAGTCGTCGCCTTACAGCCGAGTGACGCACAAACGACCTACGAAATCGGTGCCCAAGAGCAGGTCGTCGGCATGCCGATCGGCGAATTCACCGACTACCTCGACGTCGAAGATCACGCGACCGACATTACCGAAGACGACGGCGTGACGACCGACGCCGAACAGGTCATCGATCTCGATCCTGACGTGGTCGTCGCCGACGAAACGGCACTCAGCCAGGAGGGATTGATCGACCAACTCCGTGACGAGGCCGACCTGACCGTTTTCGTCGTCGAGGACGCCAACAGTATCGACGACGTCACCGAGAACGTCGCACTCACCGGGCAACTCGTCGGCGAGTGTGAGGGTGCAACCGACACGGTCGAGGAGATGGACGACCGACTCGAGGACGCCGAACCGGACATCGACGAGTCGCCGACGGCGTACTTCGCGATGGACGAAGAAGGCTACACGGCCGGTCCCGGCTCGTTCAACCACGACGTGCTCGAGGCGGCCGGATTCGAGAACATCGCCGAGGATGCTGGCGTCGAGGAGTGGGGCGAGATCGACCCGGAGATGGTGGTCGAAGCGGATCCTGACGTCATCATCTATCCCGACTATCAGGACGAGCCACCGATACCGGATGCCGTCGAGGCGACGACGGCGGCTGAAGAAGAAAACTTCGTTCCGGTCAACGACAACCTGATGAACCAGCCAGGGCCGATGATCGTCGAAACTGTCGAGGATCTCGCAGACGAAGCCGAGGCGCACGAATCGGACGCTGAGGGTGCCGACGACGCTGACGACGCTGACGACGGCGACGAAAGCGAACCGATCCCCGGCTTCGGCGTTCCCGCCGCGGTTGCCGCAGCCTTGCTCGCCGTCGGGTTCCTCGTTCGGTTCCGATAGGGAATCTCTCCCCACTGATTTTGAAAAGGGTTTACCGGTCGGACTGCCGAGATGAGTGTATGGTCGAGAACGTCATCTGGCCCGCCTATCTCGATGCGGCCCTTTCGCGGGCCGACGGGCGGCGCGTTTCACAGGAGCTCGCCGTCGAGGAACCGACGGTCGACGAAATCGCCAAGGCAGTCCAACAGATCGGCTACGACGCCTCGATCGAACGGGACAAAGCCTACTCTCGAGAGCACTGGGCCGACCGGGGTCGGGTCGTCGTTCGCGGTGCCGACGATTCGTCGAAGAACGACCTCGTTCAGGCCGTCGCGGCGTACGTCGTCGCGATGCGTGAGTAAGATGCGACGGGTTGGCTCCGTCGTCAGAACGGCACAGGGACTCGCCGTCCTCCGCGCGAGCGAACGGAGTGACGAGAACGCTGCGGGCGCTGGCGGCAACGCGTTTCGCGACGAAATCGGGACGATGGTCATCGACGACGACCTCGAGACCGTCGGTCGCGTCGTCGACGTGTTCGGACCCGTCGAGCAACCCTACGTTGCGGTGACACCGGAGGACGGCGTCCACCTGCCGTCGCTCGTCGGTTCGAAGCTCTACACACGCTAAGTGAGGTGAGTTCGCCGTACGCCTCCTCGAGCGGAGACGAAAACACCCATACCAGCAGGATACGAACGCCGGGCTATGAACCATCGGACTCGAGTCTCTGCCGCCGTCGGATTTACGGTGGCGCTCTTCCTCGCGATCCAGCTCGGGACGCTCGCGCTGGTCGAACCGTTTCAGGAAGCGGGACATCAGGCCGTCGACGACCCGGACGATCCGGCCAACAGCGCGTTCTACTTTGGAATTATTCTCGTCGCAACGGCGTTCATGCTCCTCACGTTCAAGTACAACGCAGACTGGCTTATCAGGGCCCTCATCGTCGGCGTCAGCGTGATGCTCGGGTGGTTCGTCTTCGCCGAACTCGTCCCGCCGGTGGTCACCGTCGCCTCGACTAACGTCCTCGCCGCACTCGGCGCACTCGCCGTCGGAGCAGCCCTGCTGGTCTATCCCGAGTGGTACGTCATCGACGCCACGGGTATCGTGTTGGGCGCTGGCGCGGCCGCCCTCTTTGGAATCAGCTTCGGTCTCCTGCCCGCCATCCTCTTGCTCTCGATTCTCGCCATCTACGACGCGATTAGCGTCTACCGAACCGAGCACATGCTCGACCTCGCGGAAGGCGTGATGGACCTCAAAATCCCCGTCGTCCTCGTCGTCCCCACGACGCTTTCCTACTCGTACCTCGAGGCTGGAAGCACCGAGGGGGTCACCGATGTCGAAGACGGGCATCCATCGGACGAACGCCACTCGACCGACGATGAGGATTCGGGTACCGCGGCCGAGACCGAACCAAACCCCGCCACCGAGTCCGAAGCGGACGCCGATCTCGACACCGAGACAGACGCCAATCTCGAGGCTGAAGGCGACTCCGATCTCGAGGTCGGAAGTGGCTCCGACGGCGACACTGACGCCGAGGAACTCTCCGCTGAAGAACGCGAACGCGACGCGCTGTTCATCGGCCTCGGCGACGCCGTGATTCCGACAATCCTCGTCGCGAGCGCCGCGTACTTCCTCGAGGCTGGAACGATCGACGTACCCGGACTCGCGCTGAACGTGCCTGCACTCGGCGCGATCATCGGAACGATCGCCGGCCTCCTGGTACTCATGTACATGGTGCTCAAGGGCCGACCCCACGCTGGCTTACCGTTGCTCAACGGGGGCGCAATCGGCGGCTACCTGCTCGGGGCGATCGCGAGCGGGCTATCGATTTCGACTGCGCTCGGATTCTGAGCGGTCGCCGGTTCTATTCGTCATCGTCCGTGTGGTCGATCTCCGTCTCCTCGTCGATATCTACGTCTACGTCCTCACCGTGTTCGAGACCAGCAAGGAGGGTGTCGACCTCGTCCTGTTCGTCGCTCAACTCGAGGCTCTCGTCCTCAGGATAGATACCGACCGTGACGAGTGAATCCTCGCCGGCGTCGAATCGAACGACGTCGACGACGCAGTCAATCTCCGCGTCAGCGTCGTCGGCCACCGTCGCCGTCGCGGCGTACGTATCGAAGGAGACCCGAACCTCTAGGTCGTCGATCTCGACGGCACGGCCGCCGACGTTGTTCTCGACGCTGAAATCTTCGTACTCGTCCTGAACCGATTCGACGATGACTTCGGGATCGCGGTCTGCGAGCGTCTCGAGTTCCTCGCCCGCGACCACGACTGTCGGCGTGGACACGACGGAGACGACGGCCGGAACGGACGACGACTCGAGGTCCTCGAGTGAGTGTTCGACCTCCCGGACGTACTCGCTCACGTAGCTCGTTTCCTCGTACGATTCGTCCTCGTACTCCCGGTGTTCGACCCGTTCTTCGGTGCGGGTATGCTCGTAGTCGGTCTCGTCGACAGCGTCCGGAGAGACGCGAACCAGCGACGCCTGGAACGTCGTCTCGTCGTCGATAATATCACTCAGACAGCCCGCAGTGACGCCGACTATGCCGGATACGCTTGCCCCGAGAAACACCCGTCGATTCATCTACTCAGGTCGTCCCCACTCGAGCGTATATAGCTCGTGACTGTTGTCACTCGCTGAAATGGGCCCTCGCAGAAACGGTCGCAAAAGACCAGCGGACTACTCGTCGCTCGGCAACCGGTAGCTCGCGCCGTCGTCGGTATCCTGAATCTCGATGCCGAGTCCCTCGAGTTCGTCGCGCAACTCGTCCGCTCGCTCGTAGTTCCCCGCCGAGCGTTCCCGTTCGCGAACGTCGAGAACGAGGTCGACGACATCGCCCGCGAGGTCGGCCGTCCCGGTCGTTTCCCCGACGAACGAGAGGCCGAGGACATCGCCGAGTTCCTCGAGCGTTTCGACGGCCGCTCGGAGCCCGCGGTAGTCGTACTCGTCTCGGCTCTCGAGGTGTGCGTTCAGCGCCGATGCGATCTCGAGCAACGCGGCCTGTGCCTCACGCGTGTTGAAGTCGTCGTTCATCGCGGCGACGAAGTCCGAACGGGCGTCTCGGACTGCTTCCCGAAGCGAGTCGTCCGACGCTTTCGTCCGTGCGGCCGGCGAGTCGAGCGCCTCGACGGCCGACTCGTAGGCGCGCTCGAGTCGATCCCATCGCTCCCGGGCCTCGGCGATGGTCTCGTCCGAGTAGAGCTGTTTGCTGTTGTACGACCCCGCGGTGAGGAAGGTGCGAAGCGCGTTCGTCCCCCACTGCTCGACGGCGTCGTCGACCGTGACGAAGTTGCCCAGACTCGAGGACATCTTCTCGTCGTCCATCTGGAACAGCTCACAGTGAAGCCAGTAGTTCGCGAATTGCTGGCCGGTCGCAGCTTCTGACTGGGCGATTTCGTTCTCGTGGTGGGGGAAGACCAGATCCCGGCCACCCACGTGAATGTCGAGCGTTTCCTCGAGGTGCGTCATGCTCATCGCCGAGCACTCGATGTGCCAGCCGGGACGACCCTCGCCCCACGGCGACTCCCAGGTCTGGCCGCTCGGTTCGTCCTCGCAGTCGAACGCCACATCGTCGTGGCGGTGTTCGTGAACGGACGACTCGTCGACGCCGCCGGCTTTCCAGAGTGCGAAATCCGCAGGGTGGCGCTTCTCGGAGCGCTCGTCGGCTTCGCCCTGGGATTCGATCTCCTCGAGTTCCTGATTCGAGAGCTTACCGTACTCTTCGAAACTCGTCACGTCGAAGTAGACCGAGCCGTTCGACTCGTACGCGTAGTCCTTCTCGATCAGGGTTTCGACGAGGTCGACGATTTCGGGGACGTGTTCTGAAACGCGCGGGTAGACTTCCGCCCGGAGGAGGTTGAGGGCTCGCATATCCGCGAGCGTCCGTTCGATGTACGTCTCCGCGACGTCGTTTTCGTCCGAGCCGAGGTCGTCCTCACCCACCCGGGCGACGATCTTCTCGTTGACGTCGGTGAAGTTCTCGACGTGACGCACGTCGTAGCCCAGGTGCTCGAGCCAGCGGTGCATGACGTCGACGTGGACCCACGAGCGCGCGTGGCCCAGGTGAGGCGGATCGGAGACCGTCAGGCCACAGTAGTAGAGCAAGACGTTCTCTGGATCCTGTGGCTCGAAGGGCTCTCTCTCGCCCGTCAACGTGTTCGTCACGTGCAGGGTCATTAGGCTCACTTCCTCCGGACGAAAGTTAAAGCGTGTGATGAGCGTCGAGACACGACTCGAGCGCGTCCTCGACCGCCCGGAGCGCGTTCGCCCCCTCGAGTCGATCGACGACGACGACCAATGATTCCTTGCCGACGCCCGCCGCGTGGGGCTCGATACCCGAACGCGACAGTCGGTGGATGACTTCCGCGAGTGCCGTCGCGTCCACGTCGCCGGTCGCGATCACGGCCGTTCTGTCGCCCCCAGTCGGTCCGAACGCACTCCCGCCGACCGTGATCAACGCCTCGTCCGCCCCTGCGTCGGCTGATCCCCCACCATCCGGTCTCGCACTGTCCGCCCCCGCTTCGACCGGGCCGATCCCACTCTCCATCGTGACTCGAGCGTCTCGGGTCCTCGTCTCGTGTGCCGGTAACTCCTCCGCGTAGCGTCGCAACGCCGTCGCGACCGCGTCAGTCTCGCCGTCGACCTCGAGAAATCGAGCGGCGGCGGTGTAGTTGACGACCCCCGCCCGCAACGCCGTGATGAGAAACGGGTGCGAGTCGGCGACCCGCCGCGCGTCGGCTGCCAGTGACATATCGCAGCAAGCGCCCCGGATCGGTATAAATTCGCCGTCACCGGCGTGGCGGTACCGACGTGTCAGCACCGGCGTGCCAGCACAGATGTGTCAATGCCGATACGGTCGAGGGGCGTAAGAGATCATGTACTCCCGAGCGCTGCGAGCAGGACCGCGGCGCTTTTGCCTCGAGCGTCCGAATGTCTGCGTATGAATCTCTCCGACATCGAGGAACTCATCGAGTCGAACGTCGAGAACGCCGAAGCGAATGTCACGCACGCGCGAGACAAACACGACGACGACCACCTCGCAGCCACCGTCGTCTCGCCGACGTTCGAAGACCTCCCGCTGGTCCAACAACACCAGGCGGTCTACGACGCCCTCGGAGAGCACATGACGACCGATATTCACGCCCTCGAGTTGTCGACGTACACTCCCGAGGAGTACGACGAGCAAGAGGACTGACTCGAGGTCGCCCCGCCGCGAGATAATCACGTCACGTGAGGAGACAACCGCAACTTTATCCACGTTCCTGAGAGGCTATGCGTATGGAATCCCTTCACCCGCGAATCAGACTGCTCTGGATCGCGAACGTGGCGATCGTCCTCGGCGTCGTCGGGGCACTCGCTGGTCAATGGGTGATCGACATCCCCATCGAAGCGGTCGGGGCTGTCATTGCGGTCGGAATCGGGCTGGGGATCGTCTACGCGATCCGCCTCTATCAGGTCTGGCGCTTCGAACTGCAAGACGACGCGCTCTACCTCGAGCGCGGTGTCGTCACCTTCGTCGAGACGGCCGTTCCATTCGTTCGGGTCCAGCACGTCGACACCCAGTTCGGCCCCGTCGAACGAGTGCTCGGGCTCTCGAGCGTCGTCGTCTACACGGCCGGTTCGCGCAACGCGGACGTGCGAATTCCGGGGCTGACCCCCGACCGGGCAGATGATCTGCAAGATACGCTCCGTGATCTCGCCGTCGAGAGCGAGGCCGACGACGCGGTCTAACTCACGATGAACCGACTCCATCCACTCAGCGCAGCCACGTACGGGCTTCAATACGGCCTCATCTGGCTCTGGATACCGATGGCGTTGGTTCTACTGTTGGGTGCCGTCGTCGACCCGATCAGCCCAGCGTGGTCTCCACTCGCCGCGCCACTCGGGTTCGCGATCGGTGTCGCCTACGGCGTCGCCTACTACTACCGATTCGAGTACGCCATTACGCCGGACACGTTCGACGTCTCCTCGGGTGTCTTCGCCCGCCGATCCCGTGAAATTCCCTACGGCCGCATCCAGAACGTCGACGTTCGACAGGGGGTGTTTCAACGACTCTTCGGTCTCGCGACGCTGTCGATCGAGACCGCAGGTGGCGGTGCAACGGAGGCCACGCTCAACTTCGTCAGCGAATCCGAAGCCACGAGACTCCAAACGCAGATCAGGCGGCGAACTGCCGAGGTAAAGAGTCGTCGGGGTCGACGACGCGAACAGGAATCGTCGTCGGACGACCAAGCCGAGTCAGTCGCCGATCGACCCGAACACCCCGACGAAGCCGAGCGCACGAGCAGCGACCAAACGGTCGACGGGACCGGCGGTCCTGGCACCCCTGAACCGACGTCGAACCGCTCTCGAGAACTCGACTCCGACTCTCCTCTCGCACCAGGAGTCGGCCAACGCCGACAGCATCGACTGTTCGACCTCGAGGCTCGAGAACTCCTCCTCTACTCGTTCACGTCGTTTCGGCCCGCGGCCGCCGCTGCCGTCTTGGGGCTCTTTTTCATCGCGACGGATACCTTCCTCGAGTTGCTCGTGGTCGTCGCCCAACCGGTCGGTGGCCCCGAATCGCTGGGCGAAGGGACGACGACAGATTACGGCATCCTGACGCTCGTCTCGATAGCTAACGGTGTCGTCATCGCGTACGTATTGAGCGTCGCGTACACGTTCGCAACGTACTACGACTTTCAGCTCGGACGGGCCGACGACGACTTCGTCTACGAACGCGGGCTCTTACAGCGTTACAGCGGCTCGATTCCCGTCGAAAAGGTCCAATCGGTGACGGTGACCGCCAACCCGATTCAACGGGCGATCGAGTACGCCGGTCTCTGGGTCGAAACGGCCGGATACGGTCCCGACAGCAACGGCGGCAGCCAGTCTGCCGTCCCGCTGGCGAAACAAGGACGCGTTCATCGCTTCACGGAAAACCTGACCGGCGTCGAAACGCCGAAATTCCAGCGCCCACCGCCCATCGCACGCCGACGGTACCTCGTTCGGTACTCGCTCATCGCCACCGTCATCGTCGCGATCAGCTTCGGAATCACGCAGGCAACCGGCCTCGAGCGCTGGTACCTCGCTGCTGTCGCCTTCGCCGGGGTTCCACCCGCAGCCCACCTGAAGTACGTCAATCTCGGCTACTACGTCGGCGAGGATCACTTGATCGTTCGACGAGGCTTTTGGCAGCGCCGAACGACGGTGATCCCCTACTACCGAATCCAGACCGTCTCGACTCGTCGATCGATCTTCCAGCGTCGACTCGGGCTGGCGTCGCTCGTCATCGACACGGCCAGTTCGCGAACGCTCTTTTGGACGACGCCGACCATCTACGACGTCGATCTCGAGGATGCGCG is part of the Natronorubrum sediminis genome and encodes:
- a CDS encoding DUF6517 family protein, with the translated sequence MNRRVFLGASVSGIVGVTAGCLSDIIDDETTFQASLVRVSPDAVDETDYEHTRTEERVEHREYEDESYEETSYVSEYVREVEHSLEDLESSSVPAVVSVVSTPTVVVAGEELETLADRDPEVIVESVQDEYEDFSVENNVGGRAVEIDDLEVRVSFDTYAATATVADDADAEIDCVVDVVRFDAGEDSLVTVGIYPEDESLELSDEQDEVDTLLAGLEHGEDVDVDIDEETEIDHTDDDE
- a CDS encoding PGF-CTERM-anchored ABC transporter substrate-binding protein gives rise to the protein MRPIAALVVAVFVATAAFAPAAAAGATTHATPETSTSAGDVTPSIQDDTVCEYPLEMTDATGETVTIDEEPEEVVALQPSDAQTTYEIGAQEQVVGMPIGEFTDYLDVEDHATDITEDDGVTTDAEQVIDLDPDVVVADETALSQEGLIDQLRDEADLTVFVVEDANSIDDVTENVALTGQLVGECEGATDTVEEMDDRLEDAEPDIDESPTAYFAMDEEGYTAGPGSFNHDVLEAAGFENIAEDAGVEEWGEIDPEMVVEADPDVIIYPDYQDEPPIPDAVEATTAAEEENFVPVNDNLMNQPGPMIVETVEDLADEAEAHESDAEGADDADDADDGDESEPIPGFGVPAAVAAALLAVGFLVRFR
- a CDS encoding presenilin family intramembrane aspartyl protease PSH, with the translated sequence MNHRTRVSAAVGFTVALFLAIQLGTLALVEPFQEAGHQAVDDPDDPANSAFYFGIILVATAFMLLTFKYNADWLIRALIVGVSVMLGWFVFAELVPPVVTVASTNVLAALGALAVGAALLVYPEWYVIDATGIVLGAGAAALFGISFGLLPAILLLSILAIYDAISVYRTEHMLDLAEGVMDLKIPVVLVVPTTLSYSYLEAGSTEGVTDVEDGHPSDERHSTDDEDSGTAAETEPNPATESEADADLDTETDANLEAEGDSDLEVGSGSDGDTDAEELSAEERERDALFIGLGDAVIPTILVASAAYFLEAGTIDVPGLALNVPALGAIIGTIAGLLVLMYMVLKGRPHAGLPLLNGGAIGGYLLGAIASGLSISTALGF
- a CDS encoding DUF7523 family protein; protein product: MSLAADARRVADSHPFLITALRAGVVNYTAAARFLEVDGETDAVATALRRYAEELPAHETRTRDARVTMESGIGPVEAGADSARPDGGGSADAGADEALITVGGSAFGPTGGDRTAVIATGDVDATALAEVIHRLSRSGIEPHAAGVGKESLVVVVDRLEGANALRAVEDALESCLDAHHTL
- a CDS encoding PH domain-containing protein, with protein sequence MNRLHPLSAATYGLQYGLIWLWIPMALVLLLGAVVDPISPAWSPLAAPLGFAIGVAYGVAYYYRFEYAITPDTFDVSSGVFARRSREIPYGRIQNVDVRQGVFQRLFGLATLSIETAGGGATEATLNFVSESEATRLQTQIRRRTAEVKSRRGRRREQESSSDDQAESVADRPEHPDEAERTSSDQTVDGTGGPGTPEPTSNRSRELDSDSPLAPGVGQRRQHRLFDLEARELLLYSFTSFRPAAAAAVLGLFFIATDTFLELLVVVAQPVGGPESLGEGTTTDYGILTLVSIANGVVIAYVLSVAYTFATYYDFQLGRADDDFVYERGLLQRYSGSIPVEKVQSVTVTANPIQRAIEYAGLWVETAGYGPDSNGGSQSAVPLAKQGRVHRFTENLTGVETPKFQRPPPIARRRYLVRYSLIATVIVAISFGITQATGLERWYLAAVAFAGVPPAAHLKYVNLGYYVGEDHLIVRRGFWQRRTTVIPYYRIQTVSTRRSIFQRRLGLASLVIDTASSRTLFWTTPTIYDVDLEDARDTHGTGRKRLQSALRERARDDDLGLDVDFTASSERSDDFI
- the cysS gene encoding cysteine--tRNA ligase, which encodes MTLHVTNTLTGEREPFEPQDPENVLLYYCGLTVSDPPHLGHARSWVHVDVMHRWLEHLGYDVRHVENFTDVNEKIVARVGEDDLGSDENDVAETYIERTLADMRALNLLRAEVYPRVSEHVPEIVDLVETLIEKDYAYESNGSVYFDVTSFEEYGKLSNQELEEIESQGEADERSEKRHPADFALWKAGGVDESSVHEHRHDDVAFDCEDEPSGQTWESPWGEGRPGWHIECSAMSMTHLEETLDIHVGGRDLVFPHHENEIAQSEAATGQQFANYWLHCELFQMDDEKMSSSLGNFVTVDDAVEQWGTNALRTFLTAGSYNSKQLYSDETIAEARERWDRLERAYESAVEALDSPAARTKASDDSLREAVRDARSDFVAAMNDDFNTREAQAALLEIASALNAHLESRDEYDYRGLRAAVETLEELGDVLGLSFVGETTGTADLAGDVVDLVLDVRERERSAGNYERADELRDELEGLGIEIQDTDDGASYRLPSDE
- the srp19 gene encoding signal recognition particle subunit SRP19, with protein sequence MVENVIWPAYLDAALSRADGRRVSQELAVEEPTVDEIAKAVQQIGYDASIERDKAYSREHWADRGRVVVRGADDSSKNDLVQAVAAYVVAMRE
- a CDS encoding BolA family protein → MNLSDIEELIESNVENAEANVTHARDKHDDDHLAATVVSPTFEDLPLVQQHQAVYDALGEHMTTDIHALELSTYTPEEYDEQED
- a CDS encoding H/ACA ribonucleoprotein complex subunit GAR1, which encodes MRRVGSVVRTAQGLAVLRASERSDENAAGAGGNAFRDEIGTMVIDDDLETVGRVVDVFGPVEQPYVAVTPEDGVHLPSLVGSKLYTR
- a CDS encoding PH domain-containing protein, whose product is MESLHPRIRLLWIANVAIVLGVVGALAGQWVIDIPIEAVGAVIAVGIGLGIVYAIRLYQVWRFELQDDALYLERGVVTFVETAVPFVRVQHVDTQFGPVERVLGLSSVVVYTAGSRNADVRIPGLTPDRADDLQDTLRDLAVESEADDAV